The Miscanthus floridulus cultivar M001 chromosome 7, ASM1932011v1, whole genome shotgun sequence genome includes a region encoding these proteins:
- the LOC136467600 gene encoding uncharacterized protein — protein MSSCVGETGLVAMDCLVVCCCCPCLVLQVTVFLFVRLPRKVVVKTKRIILRRWHRRRSSSSSSSSKAAWLKLADLLDLDDGFEAAFGIGEEEGAGDWKERCFAVGGGGDEIDGVWEAITEQEGLFWFGSFWGRHEQEGSASQGDDRMDGSFRLPVALERISIKQHDVRGCDLWRSAGLSGDWREDPADLTSYDYDR, from the exons ATGTCGTCGTGCGTGGGCGAGACCGGCCTGGTGGCCATGGACTGCCTGGTGGTGTGCTGCTGCTGCCCGTGCCTGGTGCTGCAGGTCACCGTCTTCCTCTTCGTCAGGCTGCCCAGGAAGGTGGTCGTGAAGACCAAGAGGATCATCCTGAGGAGATGGCATAGGAgaaggtcgtcgtcgtcgtcgtcgtcgtcaaagGCAGCCTGGCTGAAGCTGGCCGACCTGCTGGACCTGGACGACGGCTTTGAAGCCGCGTTTGGGATCGGAGAGGAGGAGGGCGCCGGCGATTGGAAAGAGAGGTGCTTCgctgtcggcggcggcggcgacgaaatCGACGGCGTGTGGGAGGCGATCACTGAGCAAGAAGGGCTCTTCTGGTTCGGGAGCTTTTGGGGCCGGCATGAGCAGGAGGGGTCGGCTTCTCAAGGTGATGATCGGATGGATGGAAGCTTCAGGTTGCCTGTGGCGTTAGAGCGG ATATCAATAAAGCAGCACGATGTCCGTGGCTGTGATCTGTGGCGGTCGGCCGGTCTATCTGGCGACTGGCGAGAGGATCCTGCGGATTTGACAAGCTACGACTACGACCGGTAA